CGGGGTTGACATCGGCGGCTTCATCAAGCAGTTCAACGCGAAGACGCAGGGACAGCCGGGCATGATCATCCCCGTCGTCCTGACGATCTACGCAGACAGGACGTTCTCCTTCATCACGAAGACCCCGCCGGCCGCGGTCCTCCTCAAGAAGGCGGCCGGCCTCGCGAAGGGCTCGCCGGTCCCGAACCGCGACAAGGTCGGGAAGATCTCGCTCGCGCAGGTCCGCGAGATCGCGAAGCTCAAGG
The DNA window shown above is from Candidatus Effluviviaceae Genus I sp. and carries:
- the rplK gene encoding 50S ribosomal protein L11; its protein translation is MAKKIIGTVKLQVAAGQATSAPPVGPALGPYGVDIGGFIKQFNAKTQGQPGMIIPVVLTIYADRTFSFITKTPPAAVLLKKAAGLAKGSPVPNRDKVGKISLAQVREIAKLKAVDLNAASEEAAMKMVAGTARSMGIEIVG